In Vigna radiata var. radiata cultivar VC1973A chromosome 3, Vradiata_ver6, whole genome shotgun sequence, the following proteins share a genomic window:
- the LOC106757192 gene encoding organic cation/carnitine transporter 3, which translates to MADPTPLLCQPNPSSDTQEQPPSPPPPNKHHPSLGSTVELCIGDFNWSQFLQSVLVSIAWLFDAQQTFITVFTDAQPSWHCTSADNDCAATATLCDLPREWWAWDGPAHASTVSEWGLECANSVISGLPASSFFVGCLVGGFGLASLADSSLGRKNTLFFSCLVMGITSLLATLSPNVWIYSALKFLCGFARATIGTSALVLATEIVGKRRRGQTSVIGFFCFTIGFLSLPVMAYANKSSSWRNLYLWTSILTMIYCILVKVFVTESPRWLLVRGRTEEAVATLKCITSVTQSNLDLAINNMSHKEETWNVDLFSALRILLQKKWSSRRLVSIMGMGIGIGLVYYGMPLGLQNLSFNLYLGVTFNALSELPSALIVFFFIDKFNRRIALLFFTILSGVFSVLSIVEVKPWSNLQIGFELISFFSACSSFNIYLIYTTELFPTCVRNSALSMARLAVVLGGAFSPMLVSAGRANKFLCYGVFGLVIGFSGVYGIFLPETRGRALCDTMDEEESKENIASGMLA; encoded by the exons atgGCAGATCCCACCCCTCTCCTCTGCCAACCCAATCCATCATCTGACACACAAGAACAACCAccgtcaccaccaccacccaaCAAACACCACCCATCCCTGGGATCCACCGTCGAACTCTGCATAGGCGACTTCAACTGGTCCCAGTTCCTTCAATCAGTACTTGTCTCCATCGCCTGGCTCTTCGACGCCCAGCAGACCTTCATCACCGTCTTCACCGACGCCCAGCCCTCGTGGCACTGCACCAGCGCTGACAATGACTGCGCCGCCACCGCCACACTCTGTGACCTTCCCAGGGAGTGGTGGGCGTGGGACGGGCCTGCGCATGCATCCACCGTGTCAGAGTGGGGTCTGGAGTGCGCCAACTCCGTAATATCGGGGCTTCCCGCTTCGAGCTTCTTCGTGGGGTGCTTGGTGGGAGGATTCGGGCTGGCCTCGCTGGCTGACTCCTCGCTCGGGCGAAAGAACACGCTCTTCTTCTCCTGCCTCGTCATGGGCATCACTTCTCTTCTCGCCACTCTCTCGCCCAACGTTTGGATCTACTCCGCGCTCAAGTTCCTCTGCGGCTTTGCTCGCGCCACCATTGGCACTTCCGCGCTGGTTCTCGCCACCGAGATCGTGGGCAAACGGCGGCGCGGCCAGACCAGTGTCATCGGCTTCTTTTGCTTCACTATAG GGTTCTTGTCCTTACCAGTCATGGCTTACGCAAACAAGAGTTCTTCGTGGAGGAACCTTTATCTGTGGACTTCGATTTTAACGATGATCTACTGCATATTGGTGAAGGTGTTCGTTACGGAATCCCCAAGATGGCTTCTAGTGCGAGGAAGGACAGAAGAAGCCGTGGCCACGCTGAAATGCATCACATCTGTGACTCAAAGCAACCTGGATTTGGCCATTAATAACATGTCCCACAAGGAAGAAACTTGGAACGTGGATTTGTTCTCAGCCCTCAGAATTCTTCTACAGAAGAAATGGTCATCTAGAAGGCTCGTCTCAATTATGGGCATGGGTATAGGCATAGGACTCGTCTATTATGGCATGCCACTAGGCCTTCAAAACCTCTCTTTCAACCTCTACTTGGGTGTCACTTTCAATGCCTTATCCGAGTTACCCTCTGCATTGattgtcttcttcttcatagACAAGTTCAACAGGAGAATTGCACTCCTTTTCTTTACCATCCTCAGTGGTGTTTTCAGCGTGTTGTCTATCGTTGAAGTCAAGCCATGGAGTAATCTCCAAATAGGGTTCGAGTTGATATCATTCTTCAGCGCCTGTTCTTCGTTTAACATCTACCTCATCTACACCACCGAACTCTTCCCAACATGTGTGAGGAACTCAGCACTGTCCATGGCAAGGTTAGCAGTGGTGTTAGGTGGCGCGTTCAGTCCAATGCTGGTGAGTGCCGGAAGAGCGAACAAGTTTCTGTGTTACGGGGTTTTTGGGTTGGTGATAGGTTTCAGTGGGGTTTATGGAATATTCTTGCCAGAGACAAGGGGAAGAGCACTCTGTGATACAATGGATGAAGAAGAAAGCAAGGAGAATATTGCTTCTGGCATGTTGGCTTAA